One Mycolicibacterium goodii genomic region harbors:
- the helR gene encoding RNA polymerase recycling motor ATPase HelR, producing MSGRDYEDELQSERDYVAGLYTRLDAERAQSQRRYSAALREHGGTAVERDAEVRALAKDIARLNVADNGLCFGRLDTLDDEQLYIGRLGIFDRDNDFEPLLLDWRAPMARPFYVATAANPENMRRRRQFHTLGRKVVDFTDEILGRPTGAEHDATNDAALLAAVNAPRGEGMRDIVATIQAEQDEVIRLDHTGVLVIEGGPGTGKTVVALHRVAYLLYTYRKQMERHGVLVVGPTPAFLNHIGRVLPSLGESDAVFMTPGDFVPGLHVSAEDTPEAAAAKGSLKILDVLKAAVADRQELPGEPIPIDLSDVTVRIDAETANWAREEARKTGLPHNEARAEFIDVVTYVVTERAVARIGRGWLTRDDKHAWEQMRADVVGELEDHEQFNAALDALWPILTPEDVLAHLYTSHERLRAAGAPECLWRADGEAWTVSDVPLLDELVDLLGRNKAADEAAERERKEEEAYAAGVLDLMVDREDLMDDEDHLLAQDLIDAEELADRFMERDNRELSERAAADREWTYGHVVVDEAQELSEMDWRLLMRRCPRRSFTIVGDLAQRRSPAGARSWGAMLEPYVPGRWVYKSLSVNYRTPAEIMSVAAAVLAEFAPDATPPDSVRACGVAPWARQVTDDDIASAIAEFVAEESEREGTSVVIGPPDVPGTVPPSETKGLEFDAVLVVEPERILADGPRGAAELYVALTRATQRLGVLHRGALPQALAGLAEREAVAAAEHRSTA from the coding sequence GTGTCAGGTCGGGACTACGAGGACGAACTGCAGTCCGAACGCGACTACGTCGCCGGGCTCTACACGCGGCTGGACGCCGAACGGGCGCAGTCACAGCGCAGATACAGCGCCGCGCTGCGCGAGCACGGCGGCACCGCCGTCGAACGCGATGCCGAGGTGCGGGCGCTGGCCAAGGACATCGCCCGGCTCAACGTCGCCGACAACGGATTGTGCTTCGGCAGGTTGGACACCCTCGACGACGAACAGCTCTACATCGGGCGGCTCGGTATCTTCGACCGTGACAATGACTTCGAGCCACTGCTGCTCGACTGGCGCGCCCCGATGGCACGCCCGTTCTACGTCGCGACGGCGGCGAACCCGGAGAACATGCGCCGCCGCCGCCAATTTCACACCCTGGGCCGCAAGGTGGTCGATTTCACCGACGAGATCCTCGGGCGGCCCACAGGTGCCGAGCACGACGCCACCAACGACGCCGCGTTGCTCGCGGCCGTCAACGCCCCGCGCGGCGAGGGCATGCGCGACATCGTCGCCACCATCCAGGCCGAACAGGATGAGGTCATCCGACTCGACCACACCGGTGTCCTGGTGATCGAGGGCGGTCCGGGCACGGGCAAGACCGTGGTGGCCCTGCACCGCGTGGCGTATCTGCTCTACACCTATCGCAAGCAGATGGAGCGCCACGGCGTGCTCGTCGTCGGGCCGACCCCGGCGTTCCTCAACCACATCGGACGGGTGCTGCCGTCGCTGGGCGAGTCCGACGCGGTGTTCATGACGCCCGGCGATTTCGTGCCAGGTCTGCATGTCAGCGCCGAGGACACCCCGGAAGCCGCCGCGGCCAAGGGCTCGCTGAAGATCCTCGATGTGCTCAAGGCCGCGGTGGCCGACCGGCAGGAACTGCCCGGCGAGCCGATACCGATCGACCTGTCCGACGTCACCGTCCGCATCGACGCGGAAACCGCGAACTGGGCCCGTGAAGAGGCGCGCAAGACCGGTCTGCCGCACAACGAGGCCCGTGCCGAGTTCATCGACGTCGTCACCTATGTGGTGACCGAGCGCGCTGTCGCCCGCATCGGGCGGGGCTGGCTGACGCGCGACGACAAGCACGCGTGGGAGCAGATGCGCGCCGACGTCGTCGGCGAGCTCGAAGACCATGAGCAGTTCAATGCCGCGCTCGACGCGCTGTGGCCGATCCTCACCCCGGAAGATGTTCTCGCGCATCTGTATACGTCGCATGAGCGGCTGCGCGCGGCCGGGGCGCCCGAGTGCCTGTGGCGCGCCGACGGTGAGGCGTGGACGGTGTCGGACGTGCCACTGCTCGACGAACTGGTCGACCTGCTGGGCCGCAACAAGGCGGCCGACGAGGCCGCCGAGCGTGAACGCAAGGAAGAGGAGGCCTACGCGGCCGGGGTGCTCGACCTCATGGTGGACCGCGAGGACCTCATGGACGACGAGGACCACCTGCTGGCCCAGGACCTCATCGACGCCGAGGAACTGGCCGACCGCTTCATGGAGCGCGACAACCGGGAACTCAGCGAGCGCGCGGCTGCCGACCGCGAATGGACCTACGGGCACGTCGTGGTCGACGAGGCGCAAGAACTCTCGGAGATGGACTGGCGACTGCTCATGCGGCGTTGTCCGCGCCGCTCGTTCACGATCGTGGGGGACCTGGCACAGCGACGGTCACCGGCAGGCGCCCGGTCATGGGGCGCGATGCTCGAGCCGTACGTGCCGGGCCGCTGGGTGTACAAGTCACTGTCGGTGAACTACCGCACGCCCGCGGAGATCATGTCCGTCGCGGCCGCGGTGCTCGCCGAGTTCGCGCCGGATGCGACGCCCCCGGATTCGGTGCGCGCATGCGGCGTGGCGCCCTGGGCGCGGCAGGTGACCGATGACGACATCGCCTCGGCCATCGCCGAATTCGTCGCCGAGGAATCCGAGCGCGAAGGCACCAGCGTGGTCATCGGCCCGCCGGATGTGCCGGGAACCGTGCCGCCGTCGGAAACCAAGGGACTCGAGTTCGACGCGGTTCTCGTGGTCGAACCCGAACGGATCCTCGCCGACGGGCCGCGCGGTGCGGCCGAACTCTACGTCGCGCTCACCCGCGCCACCCAGCGGCTCGGAGTCCTGCACCGGGGTGCGTTGCCGCAGGCGCTCGCCGGGCTCGCCGAGCGGGAGGCCGTGGCGGCGGCCGAGCACCGTTCAACGGCGTAG
- a CDS encoding FadR/GntR family transcriptional regulator: MAEQLRPVTRPRLYEVIVEQLCAYIYNNDMEPGDRLPAERDLAAKLGVSRASLSQALVALEVQGVLSVRHGDGAILIRRPTEEGSIRALREHADRIPDIIEAREALEVKLAELAAQRRTDAEMAAIDAAIATMEKEVEAGERGVVGDEMFHEAITSAAHSSLLAKLMHEIAGLIRETRIESLSQENRPRASLEGHRRIADAIRKQDSQGAALAMAEHIRMVSDVALLREL, translated from the coding sequence GTGGCTGAGCAACTGAGACCGGTAACGCGTCCGCGGCTCTACGAGGTCATCGTCGAGCAGTTGTGCGCGTACATCTACAACAACGACATGGAGCCGGGGGACCGACTGCCCGCGGAACGTGACCTGGCCGCCAAGCTGGGGGTGAGCCGCGCATCTCTCAGCCAGGCGCTGGTCGCTCTGGAAGTGCAGGGTGTGCTGTCCGTGCGGCACGGCGACGGGGCGATCCTCATCCGTCGGCCCACCGAGGAGGGATCCATCCGGGCCCTGCGTGAACACGCCGACCGCATTCCCGACATCATCGAGGCCCGCGAGGCGCTCGAGGTCAAGCTGGCCGAACTCGCGGCTCAGCGCCGAACCGACGCTGAGATGGCGGCTATCGACGCGGCCATCGCCACGATGGAGAAGGAAGTCGAAGCCGGCGAACGTGGTGTGGTCGGGGACGAGATGTTCCACGAGGCGATCACGTCAGCGGCGCATTCCTCGTTGCTCGCCAAGCTCATGCACGAGATCGCGGGCCTGATCCGCGAAACCCGCATCGAGTCCCTCTCGCAGGAGAACCGGCCCCGCGCGTCGCTGGAAGGCCATCGGCGGATCGCCGATGCGATCCGTAAGCAGGATTCGCAAGGGGCGGCCCTGGCGATGGCCGAACACATTCGCATGGTCTCCGACGTGGCGCTGCTGCGCGAGCTCTGA
- a CDS encoding SLC13 family permease, with protein MPLELIPILALIAMFAAATLLPINMGTLGFVAAFLVGTIAVGMNTDDIIAGFPSDLFLTLVGVTYLFAIAQNNGTVDLMVRGALRLVRGRVAFIPWVMFGITAVLTALGALGPAAVAIIAPIALTFARKYHINALLMGMMVIHGAQAGGFSPISIYGVTVNNIVAKAGLLNSPLALFLGSFFFNAGIGILLFIFLGGRKLLGQTTASFDTADDGEVNNGTDADGSAGSAQKPSGGSPVFSGHGTAASAATLTAPPNTPTSPLPRRAASFDQILTLIGLGALGLFSLILDLDVGFVAMTVAAVLALASPKAQKGAVAQISWSTVLLIGGVLTFVGVLQEAGTVEWVGNGVAQLGMPLLVALLLCYLGGIVSAFASSTAILGATIPLAVPLLLAGDIGPIGVIVALAIASTIVDVSPFSTNGALVLANAQGVDRDVFYRQILKYSGLVIAIGPLVAWAVLVLPGWL; from the coding sequence ATGCCGCTCGAACTGATTCCGATCCTTGCCCTCATAGCGATGTTCGCGGCGGCGACGCTGCTTCCCATCAACATGGGCACGCTCGGCTTCGTCGCCGCCTTCCTGGTCGGCACCATCGCCGTCGGCATGAACACCGACGACATCATCGCCGGGTTTCCCAGCGACCTGTTCCTGACGCTCGTCGGCGTCACCTACCTGTTCGCCATCGCACAGAACAACGGCACCGTCGACCTCATGGTCCGCGGCGCGTTACGCCTGGTCAGAGGGCGTGTGGCGTTCATACCGTGGGTGATGTTCGGCATCACCGCGGTCCTGACGGCGCTGGGCGCACTGGGCCCCGCCGCGGTCGCCATCATCGCGCCGATCGCGTTGACGTTCGCCCGCAAGTACCACATCAACGCCCTGCTGATGGGCATGATGGTCATCCACGGCGCCCAGGCCGGTGGTTTCTCGCCCATCAGCATCTACGGCGTCACGGTCAACAACATCGTCGCCAAGGCCGGCCTCCTCAACAGCCCACTGGCCCTGTTCCTCGGAAGCTTCTTCTTCAACGCCGGCATCGGCATACTCCTCTTCATCTTCCTGGGCGGCCGCAAACTGCTCGGGCAGACCACCGCGAGCTTCGACACCGCAGACGACGGTGAGGTCAACAACGGGACCGACGCCGACGGCAGCGCAGGTTCGGCGCAGAAGCCGTCCGGCGGCAGCCCGGTCTTCTCCGGACACGGCACCGCGGCATCGGCGGCCACGTTGACCGCACCTCCGAACACGCCGACGAGCCCACTGCCGCGGCGCGCGGCGTCCTTCGATCAGATTCTCACCCTCATCGGCCTCGGCGCCCTCGGGTTGTTCTCGCTGATTCTCGACCTCGACGTCGGATTCGTCGCGATGACCGTGGCCGCCGTCCTGGCCCTCGCCTCACCCAAGGCGCAGAAAGGCGCGGTGGCGCAGATCAGCTGGTCCACGGTGCTGCTGATCGGCGGCGTCCTGACCTTCGTGGGCGTCCTGCAGGAGGCAGGCACCGTCGAATGGGTCGGCAATGGCGTTGCGCAACTGGGCATGCCCCTGCTGGTCGCGCTGCTGCTGTGCTACCTCGGCGGTATCGTCTCGGCGTTCGCGTCCTCGACCGCGATCCTCGGAGCCACCATCCCGCTTGCGGTTCCGCTGCTGCTGGCCGGCGACATCGGACCGATCGGTGTCATCGTCGCCCTGGCGATCGCCTCCACCATCGTCGACGTCAGTCCGTTCTCGACCAACGGCGCACTCGTGCTCGCCAACGCCCAGGGGGTCGACCGCGACGTGTTCTACCGACAGATCCTGAAGTACAGCGGCCTGGTGATCGCGATCGGTCCGTTGGTGGCCTGGGCGGTCCTGGTCCTGCCCGGTTGGCTGTAG
- a CDS encoding CaiB/BaiF CoA transferase family protein, whose product MTNTIHPGDGPQMAPSAGPLADLTVVDLTRALAGPHAAMMLGDLGAEVIKVENPGGGDDTRGWGPPFIEPAGAERESTYFLSANRNKKSITLDLKAPTGREALAELLRRADVLMENFRPGVLDRLGFSEEVLQELNPRLIILSISGFGHDGPEAGRAGYDQIAQGEAGLMSLTGANPHDLQRVGVPIADLLAGMYGAFGVLAALNERARTGRGQVVRASLLAAVVGVHAFQGAKWTVAGQIGEATGNHHPSICPYGLFDTADGAVQIAVGSEGLWKRFCEGFHLDEHAPGLATNPERVANQKHVNDLVQSVFSLYGTDELLDILDDIGVPAGRIRNLREVYEWEQTRSQGLLIDVDHETLGTITLPGPPLRFFEIGGPERTRRNHTAPPVLGADNHLIDELTAGRR is encoded by the coding sequence ATGACAAACACCATCCACCCAGGCGACGGACCGCAGATGGCTCCGTCGGCCGGACCACTGGCCGATCTCACCGTCGTCGATCTGACCCGCGCCCTCGCCGGTCCGCACGCCGCGATGATGCTGGGCGATCTCGGCGCGGAGGTCATCAAGGTCGAGAACCCCGGCGGCGGTGACGACACCCGCGGCTGGGGACCGCCGTTCATCGAACCCGCTGGGGCGGAACGTGAATCGACCTACTTCCTGAGCGCCAACCGCAACAAGAAGTCGATCACCCTCGACCTCAAGGCCCCGACCGGCCGCGAGGCGCTGGCCGAACTCCTCCGCCGTGCCGACGTGCTCATGGAGAACTTCCGTCCCGGTGTACTGGACCGGCTCGGCTTCTCCGAGGAGGTGCTGCAGGAACTCAACCCGCGGCTGATCATCTTGTCGATCAGTGGTTTCGGCCACGACGGACCCGAAGCCGGCCGCGCCGGATACGACCAGATCGCCCAGGGCGAGGCGGGTCTGATGTCACTGACCGGGGCCAACCCCCATGATTTGCAACGCGTCGGAGTGCCCATCGCCGATCTGCTCGCCGGAATGTACGGCGCCTTCGGCGTTCTCGCGGCCCTCAACGAACGAGCCAGGACAGGGCGCGGGCAGGTGGTCCGAGCCTCCCTGCTGGCCGCAGTCGTCGGCGTCCACGCCTTTCAGGGCGCCAAATGGACCGTCGCCGGGCAGATCGGTGAGGCGACCGGTAACCATCACCCGTCGATCTGCCCGTACGGCCTGTTCGACACCGCTGACGGCGCCGTGCAGATCGCGGTGGGCAGCGAGGGCCTGTGGAAACGCTTCTGCGAGGGCTTCCACCTCGACGAGCACGCCCCAGGACTGGCGACCAACCCCGAACGCGTCGCCAATCAGAAACACGTCAACGACCTTGTCCAGAGCGTCTTCTCGCTATACGGCACCGATGAACTGCTCGACATCCTCGACGACATCGGTGTCCCGGCGGGACGAATCCGAAACCTGCGGGAAGTCTACGAGTGGGAACAGACCCGGTCGCAGGGCCTGCTCATCGACGTCGACCACGAAACCCTCGGAACCATCACCCTGCCCGGGCCGCCGTTGCGCTTCTTCGAGATCGGCGGGCCCGAGCGCACGCGCCGCAATCACACCGCGCCACCCGTGCTCGGCGCGGACAACCACCTGATCGACGAGTTGACGGCAGGCCGACGATGA
- a CDS encoding acetyl-coenzyme A carboxylase carboxyl transferase subunits beta/alpha: MTGAHDAIAAVIDHGSWTSWDTPVADADVDPAYAEDLAHARVVTGLDEAVITGAAAVRGHRIALLACDFRFLGGSIGIAAGERLTAAIRRATAERLPLLALPTSGGTRMQEGAAAFLQMVKITAAVVDHKAAHLPYLVYLRHPTTGGVFASWGSLGHITFAAPGALIGFLGPRVYQTLYDTPFPEGVQTAENLQACGLIDGVLPLERLSEVVDRALSVMMRARQTTPAPATATVPVSIDVPAWQSVCASRREDRPGVRELLRHAAGDVLALSGTGQGETDPGLLLSLARFGHMPCVVLGQDRRGQTPQTPLGPGALRQARRGMRLAADLNLPLVTVIDTAGAALSREAEEGGLAGEIARCIAEMVSLPVPTVSVLLGQGTGGGALALVPADRVLAAQHGWLSPLPPEGASAILYRDTAHAEEMAEHQGVRSTDLLDHGLVDRIIAEHPDAANEPVTFSRRMGAAIHAELWKLTGEDPARRLAERACRFDRIGRRRHVLAQAG; encoded by the coding sequence ATGACCGGCGCGCACGACGCGATCGCCGCGGTGATCGACCACGGGTCATGGACGTCGTGGGACACACCGGTGGCCGATGCCGACGTCGACCCCGCGTACGCAGAGGACCTCGCGCATGCCCGCGTGGTCACCGGTCTCGACGAGGCCGTCATCACCGGTGCCGCCGCGGTGCGGGGTCACCGGATCGCCCTGCTCGCCTGCGACTTTCGATTCCTCGGCGGTTCGATCGGCATCGCGGCAGGTGAACGGCTCACCGCCGCGATCCGCCGCGCGACCGCGGAGCGGCTCCCACTACTGGCCCTGCCCACCTCGGGCGGCACCCGCATGCAGGAAGGCGCGGCGGCCTTCCTGCAGATGGTCAAGATCACCGCCGCCGTCGTCGACCACAAGGCCGCGCACCTGCCGTATCTGGTCTACCTGCGCCACCCCACCACCGGAGGCGTGTTCGCTTCCTGGGGGTCGTTGGGACACATCACGTTTGCCGCACCGGGTGCGTTGATCGGGTTCCTCGGTCCGCGTGTGTACCAGACGCTGTACGACACACCTTTCCCCGAAGGCGTCCAGACTGCCGAGAACCTCCAGGCATGCGGGCTGATCGACGGGGTACTGCCGCTGGAGCGGCTGTCCGAGGTGGTGGACCGGGCGTTGAGCGTCATGATGCGTGCGCGACAGACCACGCCCGCGCCTGCGACCGCGACTGTTCCGGTGTCGATCGACGTGCCTGCGTGGCAGTCGGTGTGCGCGTCACGGCGCGAGGACCGTCCCGGTGTGCGTGAACTCCTGCGGCACGCGGCCGGAGACGTCCTCGCTCTCAGCGGCACCGGGCAGGGCGAAACCGATCCCGGCCTGCTCCTCTCCCTGGCCCGCTTCGGGCATATGCCCTGCGTGGTGCTCGGGCAGGACCGGCGCGGGCAGACACCACAGACACCGCTCGGACCGGGGGCGTTGCGACAGGCCCGTCGCGGAATGCGCCTGGCCGCCGACCTGAACCTGCCCCTGGTCACCGTCATCGACACCGCCGGAGCGGCGCTGTCCCGCGAGGCCGAGGAAGGCGGGCTCGCCGGTGAGATCGCCCGGTGTATCGCCGAGATGGTGTCGCTTCCCGTGCCGACGGTCTCGGTGTTGCTCGGTCAGGGCACCGGCGGCGGCGCGCTGGCCCTGGTTCCCGCCGACCGGGTGCTGGCAGCCCAACACGGTTGGCTGTCCCCCCTGCCGCCCGAAGGAGCCAGCGCCATCCTGTACCGCGACACCGCTCACGCCGAGGAAATGGCCGAACACCAAGGCGTGCGCTCGACGGACCTGCTCGACCACGGCCTGGTCGACCGCATCATCGCCGAGCATCCCGATGCCGCGAACGAGCCGGTGACGTTCAGTCGCCGGATGGGTGCGGCCATCCACGCGGAGTTGTGGAAGCTCACCGGGGAAGACCCGGCGCGGCGTCTGGCCGAGCGAGCCTGCCGGTTCGACCGGATCGGGCGACGACGGCACGTCCTTGCGCAGGCGGGATGA
- the car gene encoding carboxylic acid reductase — protein MSIDPRQERLAHRIAELYAIDTQFADARPIDAVTAAIEQPQMRLHQIIGTVLDAYADRPAIGERAVELVEDPVTGRTTAELLPRFDTITYRELSRRVAAVTRALSDVRPGDRVCVLGFASADYAVIDMATMSLGAVGVPLQTSAPVSQLRPIVAETEPRVFASSIGDLDTAVELVLTGHTPTSLVVFDHRPAVDDQRDALQRARRRLADAGAPVVVESLADLLERGRSASEEPYPVVDEEDPLRLLIYTSGSTGAPKGAMYPERLVANFWRRSRWNWGGSTAEPSITLNFMPMSHVMGRGILYGTLGHGGTAYFTARSDLSTLYEDLALVRPTELNFVPRVWDMLFGTFQSEVRRRAAERNDSSAVEAEVMAELAQRVLGGRYVLAMTGSAPISAENKAFVEELLDLHLIEGYGSTEAGMVLVDGTVRRPAVIDYKLADVPDLGYFHTDQPHPRGELLVKTRDMFPGYYKRPEVTAEVFDAEGFYRTGDVVAEIGRDQLVYLDRRNNVLKLSQGEFVTVSKLEAVFGSSPLIRQIYIYGNSARAYLLAVIVPTAHALAHSGTDPAALKAAISASLQDIAKAVGLQSYEIPRDFIVETTPFTLENGLLTGIRKLARPNLKAHYGVRLEELYAELEANQANELEALRRGGADRPVVETVCRAAGAFLGPTTDDVLPEDHFTDLGGDSLSALTFGNLLREIFGVEVPVGVIVSPSGDLRSIADYVEAHRRPGAVRPSFASVHGPGATEVRAADLTLEKFLDGETLTTTRALPSSDVRTVLLTGATGFLGRYLALQWLERMSRVGGTVICLVRARDDASARQRLDRTFDSGDPRLLHHYLDLADRHLQVIAGDKGEAQLGLDCATWRRLADTVDVIVDPAALVNHVLPYSELFGPNVVGTAELIRLALTSKLKPYTYVSTIGVGDQIDPSMFTEDADIRIVSGVRAIDDSYANGYGNSKWAGEVLLREAHDRCGLPVTVFRCDMILADTTWAGQLNVPDMFTRLILSLVATGIAPGSFYELDANGNRQRAHYDGLPVGFIAEAITTLGATATHGFSTYHVMNPHDDGIGLDEFVDWIDEAGYPIKRIPDYAEWLRRFDTALHALPDTQRQASLLPLLHNYQRPEKPIRGSLAPTHRFRAAVRRAKIGAYPNVSEIPHVTAPIIVKYVTDLQKLGLL, from the coding sequence GATCGGGGAGCGGGCGGTCGAGTTGGTCGAGGACCCGGTGACCGGTCGGACGACCGCCGAACTGCTGCCGCGGTTCGACACCATCACCTATCGCGAATTGTCCCGGCGGGTTGCCGCGGTGACCCGCGCACTGTCGGACGTGCGGCCCGGCGATCGGGTGTGCGTATTGGGCTTCGCCAGTGCCGATTACGCAGTCATCGACATGGCGACGATGTCCCTCGGCGCGGTGGGTGTCCCGCTGCAGACAAGCGCGCCGGTCAGCCAGCTCCGCCCCATCGTCGCCGAAACCGAACCCCGTGTGTTCGCGTCGAGCATCGGCGATCTGGACACCGCCGTCGAGCTGGTGCTCACCGGGCACACGCCGACCAGTCTCGTCGTCTTCGATCACCGCCCCGCGGTGGACGACCAGCGCGACGCACTGCAGCGTGCGCGTCGACGGCTGGCCGATGCGGGTGCCCCGGTGGTCGTCGAGTCCCTGGCCGATCTGCTCGAACGAGGGCGATCGGCATCAGAGGAGCCGTATCCCGTCGTCGACGAAGAGGATCCACTGCGGCTGCTCATCTACACCTCGGGCAGCACGGGCGCACCGAAAGGGGCGATGTACCCCGAACGTCTGGTGGCGAACTTCTGGCGTCGATCGCGCTGGAACTGGGGCGGCTCGACGGCCGAGCCGTCCATCACGCTGAACTTCATGCCGATGAGCCACGTGATGGGGCGCGGCATCCTCTACGGAACGCTGGGACACGGCGGCACTGCCTATTTCACGGCCCGCAGCGACCTTTCGACGTTGTACGAGGACCTTGCGCTCGTGCGGCCCACCGAGCTGAACTTCGTGCCGCGGGTCTGGGACATGCTGTTCGGAACCTTCCAGAGCGAGGTGCGGCGCCGGGCGGCGGAGCGCAATGACAGCAGCGCTGTCGAAGCCGAGGTCATGGCCGAATTGGCCCAGCGTGTGCTGGGAGGTCGGTACGTGCTTGCGATGACGGGCTCGGCCCCGATCTCCGCGGAGAACAAGGCGTTCGTCGAAGAGCTCCTCGATCTGCATCTCATCGAGGGTTACGGTTCGACGGAGGCCGGGATGGTCTTGGTCGACGGTACCGTACGACGTCCGGCGGTCATCGACTACAAGCTGGCCGATGTGCCCGATCTGGGGTATTTCCACACCGACCAACCGCATCCGCGAGGTGAGCTGCTGGTCAAGACCCGCGACATGTTCCCGGGTTACTACAAGCGCCCGGAGGTCACCGCCGAGGTGTTCGACGCCGAAGGCTTCTACCGCACCGGTGACGTGGTCGCCGAGATCGGCCGTGATCAGTTGGTGTACCTGGATCGCCGCAACAATGTGCTCAAACTGTCACAGGGTGAATTCGTCACGGTGTCCAAGCTCGAGGCGGTGTTCGGCAGCAGCCCGCTGATCCGCCAGATCTACATCTACGGCAACAGTGCCCGCGCCTACCTGCTCGCGGTCATCGTCCCCACCGCTCACGCGTTGGCGCACAGCGGCACGGACCCGGCCGCGTTGAAGGCCGCGATCAGCGCGTCGCTGCAGGACATCGCCAAAGCCGTGGGGCTGCAGTCCTATGAGATCCCACGCGACTTCATCGTGGAAACCACGCCGTTCACTCTTGAGAACGGCCTGCTGACCGGCATCCGTAAGCTGGCTCGACCGAACCTCAAGGCGCACTACGGTGTCCGTCTCGAGGAGCTCTACGCCGAACTGGAGGCCAACCAGGCCAACGAACTGGAGGCGTTGCGGCGCGGCGGTGCCGATCGCCCGGTGGTGGAGACGGTCTGCCGGGCCGCGGGCGCGTTCCTCGGCCCCACGACCGACGATGTACTGCCTGAGGACCACTTCACCGATCTGGGTGGGGATTCCCTGTCGGCATTGACGTTCGGGAATCTGCTGCGGGAGATTTTCGGTGTCGAGGTACCGGTGGGGGTGATCGTCAGCCCGTCCGGGGACCTGCGATCCATCGCGGATTACGTCGAGGCGCATCGTCGGCCAGGTGCGGTCCGTCCGTCGTTCGCGTCGGTACACGGCCCGGGTGCCACCGAAGTGCGGGCCGCCGACCTCACGCTCGAGAAGTTCCTCGACGGCGAAACCCTCACCACCACAAGGGCATTGCCAAGCTCAGACGTGCGCACCGTGTTGCTGACGGGTGCGACGGGCTTCCTCGGGCGTTACCTGGCGCTGCAGTGGCTGGAGCGGATGAGCCGGGTCGGCGGCACCGTGATCTGCCTGGTGCGTGCCAGGGACGACGCATCGGCCCGGCAGCGATTGGACCGTACCTTCGACAGCGGGGACCCCCGGCTGCTGCACCATTACCTCGATCTCGCCGACCGGCATCTGCAGGTCATCGCGGGGGACAAGGGCGAGGCCCAGCTCGGGTTGGATTGCGCCACCTGGCGACGACTCGCCGACACCGTCGACGTCATCGTCGACCCTGCGGCGTTGGTCAACCATGTGCTGCCGTACAGCGAGTTGTTCGGCCCCAACGTCGTGGGCACGGCCGAACTGATCCGCCTCGCGCTGACGTCGAAACTGAAGCCCTACACGTATGTGTCGACGATCGGCGTCGGTGATCAGATCGATCCGTCGATGTTCACCGAGGACGCCGACATCCGGATCGTCAGCGGTGTCCGCGCCATCGACGACAGCTACGCCAACGGGTACGGCAACAGCAAGTGGGCCGGCGAGGTGCTGCTGCGCGAGGCCCACGACCGGTGCGGGTTGCCGGTCACGGTGTTCCGTTGCGACATGATCCTGGCCGACACCACATGGGCGGGACAGCTGAATGTCCCCGACATGTTCACCAGGCTGATATTGAGCCTCGTCGCCACCGGTATCGCACCCGGGTCGTTCTACGAACTCGACGCGAACGGGAACCGGCAGCGCGCACACTACGACGGGCTGCCGGTCGGGTTCATCGCCGAGGCCATCACCACCCTGGGCGCGACTGCAACGCACGGGTTTTCGACCTATCATGTGATGAATCCGCATGACGATGGCATCGGTCTGGACGAGTTCGTCGACTGGATCGACGAAGCGGGGTACCCGATCAAGCGCATTCCCGACTACGCCGAATGGCTGCGGCGTTTCGACACGGCGTTGCACGCGCTGCCGGACACGCAACGCCAGGCGTCGCTGCTGCCGCTGCTGCACAACTATCAGCGCCCCGAGAAGCCGATCCGCGGGTCACTCGCGCCAACGCATCGGTTCCGGGCGGCGGTGCGTCGCGCGAAGATCGGTGCGTACCCGAATGTTTCCGAGATTCCGCATGTGACTGCACCGATCATCGTCAAGTACGTCACCGATCTGCAGAAGCTCGGCCTGTTGTGA